In one Planktothrix tepida PCC 9214 genomic region, the following are encoded:
- a CDS encoding NAD(P)H-quinone oxidoreductase subunit F, with the protein MTDFLLQTSWWIPLYGLIGAILTLPWSTGLVRRTGPRPAAYFNLLMTVLAFIHGSVIFRTTWDEPIQQILIHWVHTTDLDLSFALEISPVSVGSMELVTSLSLIAQCYALGYMEKDWALARFFSLMGFFEAAISGLALSDSLLLSYILLELLTLSTYLLVGFWYAQPLVVTAARDAFLTKRVGDVLLLMGVVYLSTLAGSLSFSDLENWAETATLMPLQATLLGLALIAGPIGKCAQFPLNLWLDEAMEGPNPASILRNSVVVASGAYVLIKLQPVLALSPIASTTLVVLGTITAIGASLVSIAQIDIKRALSHSTSAYLGLVFIAVGESQVDIALLLLFTHAIAKSLIFMSAGSIILTTNTQDLTEMGGLWSKMPATTMAFIVGSAGLVALMPLGTFWTMRRWVNGFWTVPLWLILVLLLVNCLTALNLTRVFGLVFAGKPQPKTRRAPEVPWPMAVPMVAMIIVTLLVPLMLQKWQLLLTWNSPLVATSASGFATIVYQLTVPLLILSGLIGVAIGGAIYLYGMGSKPFKFPWKELQDLLAYDFYIDRIYNVTVVLLVSRISALSAWIDRYIIDGIVNAFGLATLFSGEGLKYSISGQSQFYLLTIALGVGALVGLMLWLF; encoded by the coding sequence ATGACGGATTTTCTCCTCCAAACCAGTTGGTGGATACCTTTGTATGGCTTAATTGGGGCAATCTTGACCTTACCTTGGTCAACGGGACTGGTGCGACGTACTGGGCCAAGACCCGCCGCCTACTTTAATTTGTTAATGACGGTTTTGGCCTTTATCCATGGTTCGGTGATTTTCCGTACCACTTGGGATGAACCCATTCAGCAAATCCTCATCCATTGGGTACATACCACTGATTTAGACTTGTCCTTTGCCCTGGAAATCTCCCCGGTGAGTGTGGGGTCAATGGAATTAGTCACCAGCCTGAGTTTAATTGCTCAATGTTACGCCCTGGGATACATGGAAAAAGACTGGGCACTGGCTCGGTTTTTTAGCCTGATGGGATTCTTTGAAGCCGCCATTAGTGGGTTAGCCTTGAGTGATTCTTTGTTACTCAGTTATATTCTCCTCGAATTGTTAACGCTCTCGACCTATCTTCTCGTGGGCTTTTGGTACGCTCAACCGTTGGTGGTGACTGCGGCTAGGGATGCGTTTCTGACAAAACGGGTGGGGGATGTGTTGCTATTAATGGGGGTGGTTTATCTTTCAACCCTCGCGGGAAGTTTGAGCTTTTCTGATTTGGAAAACTGGGCAGAAACGGCAACCTTAATGCCTTTACAAGCAACGTTACTCGGTTTAGCTTTAATTGCTGGCCCCATTGGAAAGTGCGCTCAATTTCCTTTAAACCTGTGGTTAGATGAAGCGATGGAGGGCCCTAACCCGGCTTCGATTTTGCGGAATTCGGTGGTGGTCGCCAGTGGAGCTTATGTATTAATTAAACTACAACCGGTTTTAGCGTTATCTCCCATTGCCTCTACAACCTTAGTGGTTTTAGGAACGATCACAGCCATTGGTGCTTCCCTGGTTTCCATTGCCCAAATCGATATAAAACGGGCTTTATCTCATTCCACCAGTGCGTATTTAGGGTTAGTTTTTATTGCGGTGGGAGAAAGTCAAGTTGATATCGCTTTGTTATTATTATTCACCCATGCGATCGCTAAATCTTTAATTTTCATGAGTGCGGGTTCCATTATTCTCACCACGAATACCCAAGATTTAACGGAAATGGGCGGTTTATGGTCAAAAATGCCCGCCACGACAATGGCGTTTATTGTCGGTTCAGCAGGTTTAGTGGCGTTAATGCCCTTGGGAACCTTTTGGACAATGCGTCGTTGGGTGAATGGATTTTGGACAGTTCCCCTGTGGTTAATTTTAGTGTTGCTGTTGGTAAATTGTTTAACGGCGTTGAATTTAACCCGGGTTTTCGGATTAGTTTTTGCTGGAAAACCTCAACCTAAAACCAGACGTGCCCCGGAAGTTCCTTGGCCGATGGCTGTACCAATGGTGGCTATGATTATTGTCACGTTATTAGTTCCCCTGATGTTACAAAAATGGCAATTATTACTGACTTGGAATAGTCCCTTAGTTGCAACATCTGCTTCTGGGTTTGCCACAATTGTGTATCAATTAACGGTTCCTTTGTTAATTTTATCGGGATTAATTGGTGTAGCCATTGGAGGAGCAATTTATTTATATGGAATGGGTTCTAAACCCTTTAAATTCCCTTGGAAAGAATTGCAGGATTTACTGGCTTACGATTTCTATATTGATCGAATTTACAATGTTACCGTTGTCTTATTGGTCAGTCGTATTTCTGCCTTAAGTGCTTGGATTGATCGATATATTATTGATGGGATTGTGAATGCGTTTGGTTTAGCAACTCTATTTAGTGGAGAAGGCTTAAAATACAGTATTTCTGGACAATCCCAATTTTATCTGCTCACCATTGCTCTCGGTGTTGGGGCACTTGTGGGACTGATGTTGTGGCTATTTTAA
- a CDS encoding carbon dioxide-concentrating mechanism protein CcmK, translated as MSIAVGMIETLGFPAVVEAADSMVKAARVTLVGYEKIGSGRVTVIVRGDVSEVQASVAAGIESVKRVNGGQVTSTHIIARPHENLEYVLPIRYTDAVEQFRSY; from the coding sequence ATGTCAATTGCTGTTGGAATGATTGAAACCCTGGGCTTTCCTGCTGTCGTTGAAGCCGCAGACTCGATGGTGAAAGCTGCTCGTGTCACCTTAGTCGGATACGAGAAAATTGGCAGTGGCCGAGTCACCGTGATTGTGCGGGGGGATGTGTCCGAAGTTCAAGCATCCGTAGCGGCCGGAATTGAATCCGTCAAACGAGTCAATGGCGGTCAAGTGACTTCCACCCACATTATTGCCCGTCCCCATGAGAACCTAGAATATGTGTTACCAATTCGCTACACCGATGCGGTAGAGCAGTTCCGGTCTTACTAA
- a CDS encoding carbon dioxide-concentrating mechanism protein CcmK, which translates to MAIAVGMIETLGFPAIVEASDSMVKAARVTLVGYEKIGSGRVTVIVRGDVSEVQASVAAGVESVKRVKGGEVLSTHIIARPHENLEYVLPIRYTEAVEQFREMMAGRPINRP; encoded by the coding sequence ATGGCGATTGCAGTTGGCATGATCGAAACTTTAGGCTTTCCTGCTATTGTTGAAGCCTCGGACTCAATGGTAAAAGCTGCCCGTGTTACCTTAGTGGGTTACGAAAAAATTGGCAGTGGCCGTGTTACCGTGATTGTGCGGGGCGATGTTTCCGAAGTCCAAGCATCCGTAGCGGCGGGAGTTGAATCTGTCAAACGAGTCAAGGGTGGAGAAGTTTTATCGACCCATATTATTGCCCGCCCTCACGAAAATTTAGAATACGTTTTACCCATCCGCTACACCGAAGCGGTGGAACAATTCCGCGAAATGATGGCTGGGCGTCCCATCAACCGTCCTTAA